In the Harmonia axyridis chromosome 3, icHarAxyr1.1, whole genome shotgun sequence genome, one interval contains:
- the LOC123674900 gene encoding leucine-rich repeats and immunoglobulin-like domains protein 3: MMPHRMYCTSFIVFTFCMTTSGRKHNFEFTAIGEKDYQYCPSALEVENTKTEEFLDIEYLDGLCKNVVSVARMKVSGNFHGVAEALFNKLPRLEDFQGNDMENLTDITIGTWNLKSLDFSRNNLEKVTIEFMDELMNLNLSHNLLTDDSIMMTSMRPPLSLKMRVLDLSYNKLTKLDTLYPFWNLKKFILNDNQITSIKPGILQRYPNLVTLNLARNKILNLPNGMFTGLIHLVNLDLSYNQLTNANIKIINSLRSLEFLDMIGNDITVFDYDDLDHHLEILRINEYHTYIHGKRVNIKNKENKIITTTTEISSSMFTYLK; this comes from the coding sequence ATGATGCCACATCGAATGTACTGCACCTCTTTCATCGTTTTTACATTCTGCATGACAACTTCCGGAAGGAAGCATAACTTTGAATTCACTGCCATTGGTGAGAAAGATTATCAGTACTGCCCCTCCGCCCTGGAAGTTGAAAACACCAAAACAGAGGAATTCCTAGATATAGAATATCTAGATGGCTTGTGCAAGAATGTGGTAAGTGTTGCTAGAATGAAAGTATCTGGTAATTTCCATGGCGTAGCAGAGGCACTTTTCAATAAGCTACCAAGACTCGAAGATTTTCAAGGAAATGACATGGAGAACTTGACAGATATTACTATTGGTACATGGAATCTGAAGAGCTTGGATTTCTCCAGGAACAACTTGGAGAAAGTAACTATAGAATTCATGGATGAACTCATGAACCTAAATCTGTCTCATAACCTTCTGACCGATGACAGCATAATGATGACCAGTATGAGACCTCCCCTATCTTTAAAAATGAGAGTTTTAGATCTTTCTTACAATAAACTTACCAAGCTAGACACATTGTATCCCTTCTGGAATCTCAAGAAGTTCATTTTGAATGACAATCAGATCACTAGCATCAAACCAGGAATACTGCAGAGATATCCTAACTTGGTAACACTGAACTTGGCCAGAAACAAAATCCTGAATCTTCCCAACGGTATGTTTACGGGACTTATACACTTGGTGAACTTGGATTTGAGCTATAACCAGTTGACTAATGCcaatataaaaatcatcaattccTTGCGAAGTTTAGAGTTCCTAGACATGATTGGTAATGACATTACCGTTTTTGACTACGATGATTTGGATCACCATTTGGAGATATTGAGAATCAACGAATACCACACTTATATTCATGGTAAACGTGTAAATATAAAgaataaggaaaataaaatcATCACCACAACTACAGAAATCAGCAGTTCAATGTTTActtatctgaaataa
- the LOC123674902 gene encoding leucine-rich repeat-containing protein 15-like — protein MMCYPVILLLPIVYATFTSPTIYVKKSHEIDFTDILELEYENCPTVIEIHNLKENSEIFDLAFMEGLCKNVVNMLRIKISGNFQGIGEGLFNHLLKLENFQATDMDSLTELSISSSNLKHLDFSRNHLEKIDIEFKDDLVHLNLSRNFLEVQNIYMNTMSHPLNLQLRTLDLSYNRLTKIDFFLSFWNLRNLLLNNNRIEHINPGILQKYPNLVVLNLAHNKIHELESGIFIGLSELVNLDLSYNSLNDISVQIINTLKALEELNLEGNIIDNFKYSELEHNMEILKINENDTYLHGKKIDNDTLVSFM, from the coding sequence atgaTGTGCTACCCTGTCATTCTACTTTTACCCATCGTCTACGCAACCTTCACGTCACCAACAATTTACGTGAAAAAATCACACGAGATAGATTTTACAGATATACTAGAACTGGAATATGAGAATTGTCCAACTGTTATCGAAATACACAACCTAAAAGAAAATTCTGAAATCTTCGATTTAGCATTTATGGAAGGTCTATGCAAGAACGTAGTTAACATGTTACGTATTAAAATCTCAGGAAATTTCCAAGGAATAGGAGAGGGTCTCTTCAATCACCTCTTGAAGCTGGAGAATTTCCAAGCGACTGATATGGACAGTCTTACAGAATTGAGCATAAGTAGTTCCAATTTGAAACATCTGGACTTTTCAAGAAACCACTTGGAGAAAATAGATATCGAATTCAAGGATGATCTGGTCCATTTGAACCTATCAAGGAACTTTTTGGAGGTACAAAACATCTATATGAATACTATGAGTCATCCCTTAAACCTTCAGCTGAGAACTTTGGACTTGTCCTACAACAGACTGACCAAAATTGACTTTTTCCTTTCGTTTTGGAACCTGCGGAATCTTCTCCTGAACAACAACAGGATAGAGCACATCAACCCAGGTATACTCCAAAAGTATCCTAATCTGGTGGTATTGAATTTAGCGCATAACAAGATACATGAATTAGAAAGTGGGATTTTCATCGGTTTATCTGAACTGGTGAATCTGGATCTTTCTTATAATAGTTTGAATGATATAAGCGTTCAAATCATCAACACATTGAAAGCGTTGGAGGAGTTGAATTTGGAAGGCAAcataattgataatttcaagtATAGTGAACTAGAACATAATATGGAAATACTTAAAATAAACGAGAATGATACTTATTTGCACGGGAAAAAGATTGATAATGACACGTTGGTCAGTTTTATGTGA